CTGATTGATGTTGTTTACCACCAAATCCAGATCGCCGTCATTATCCAAGTCAGCATAGGCCGCACCGCTGGAAACCGAATTTTGGTTCAACCCCCATACATCCCGCATGTTTTGAAAACGGAGATCTTTTTGATTTTGGAAAAGGTAATTTTTCACATCGGAAGAAGGGATTTCTTTCACCAATGAAAACAAGTCCACTTCTTGTCCTGCCAGCTGTGCTTTTCGGCGGGCTTCGCCATATTTATACCGTAGAAAGTCGAGGTCGGTATAATCACGAAGATAGCCATTGGTAATGAATAAATCCTGCCAACCATCGCGATCAAAGTCCGCAAAAAGCGGCGACCACGACCAGTCGGTATTAGAGACTCCCGCTAATTGCCCGATTTCCTGAAATTCCCCGCGCCCATTGTTCAGTTGCAGCATATTGCGCATGTACTGCGGATGATAACCATGCGAGAGCAGCATCTGCACAAAGTCGTACATGTCTGGGCCTTTCAGGATTTTTTGCCGCCGATTGTCCTCCGGCAACATGTCCACCGCAAAAAAGTCTGGATAACCATCGTTATTGATGTCACCAACGTCACTGCCCATCGAATTTTTGGTGGTATGCCCCAATCGGTTTCGGAGTTCTTCTTTAAATGTACCATCTTTTTGGTTGATGTAGAGATAGTCGTCTTCGTCGTAATCGTTACAGACATATAAATCCGGCCATCCATCCAAGTCGAAGTCCGAAACAGCGGCGCTTAATCCGGCTCCAATCGGATTGGCAATGATCCCCGCATAATCACTCACGTCTGTAAACTTCCCATTATCGTTCCGGTACAAGCGGTCTCCGGCCAAGGGGTCTTTGGCGCGTTTCATGTAGGCCACATCAAAGTATTGGTAGTTTTTCACCATTTGATTGAGCACAAAGACATCTAAATCTCCGTCACGGTCAAAATCAAAAAAATGTGCCTGTGTGCCATGCCCAAAGTCTGCCAAACCAAATTCTGCGGCTTTTTCCGTAAAGGTCAAGTTCTGCTGGTTGATGTAGAGTTCGTTTCTCCGTAGCGGCTCGTCCACATCTGCACCATAGCTCACATAAACATCCAACCAGCCGTCATTGTTTACGTCCGCCATTGTTACACCAGCCTTCCAACCCCGCTTACCGGCCACACCTGCTGTTTTGGTGATGTCCTCAAAAACAAGGTTACCTTTGTTGAGATAGAGTTTATTTTGCCCCATGTTAGACGTAAAAAACACTTCGGGCAAGCCATCATTGTTCAGATCACCAACGGACACACCTGCGCCATTATAGAAAGTGGCGATTTCCATAATGTTTAAGCCGGGTTTTTCGACAAGGGTGTTTTGAAACGTAATGCCTGTTTTTTCTGGCGGCAATAACTTAAAGAGTGGTGATTGCGCGGCGACGTTTACGGAAGCCAAACAACTTAGCACGAACAAGGACAAGTATTTCATGAGTCCCATTTGGTTTTGAGAATGGTGGCAAATTGCCCACCTCAATATACATAACTACTTACAAATTAAACACTTTTATAAATAAACTTAAACAACACCAACGGAACCATGCCGATCTTCATCCTATTCAATAACCGAATGGTGTCTATTATTAAAAGGCGAAAATGACATATATTGAGGTTTGTTCACTCACGTACTCGAAAACATTTATCGCCATTATTCTGGAATAGATAATACAAAAAAAGACCATCTTATTAAACACGATTATACAAAAACAATTTCCAAACGACGAATTCCAAACATCCAAATAAAGACAAGGCTTTTATTTTCAACGCATCTAAATATTCATGCGCCACCCGCTCGTTATTTTTGTTTAATCAGCCTCTTTTGAATGGACTGGCCTTTACTGTTAATCAGTTTTACGAGATAAAAACCATTTGGAAGATGGCGGACTTCTAACGTGTTTTGTTGCATACCCTTTTCATTCCATCCTAAATCTTGCGCAACCGCCTCACGCCCCAGCACATCAAAAATGCGCAATTGATAAAAAGAAGGTATGTCCGCCTCCCACAACAGCCCAACCTCATCAACGAAAGGATTTGGAAACACACTATGGAGAACAAATTTGTGCGAAACAGGTAAGGTTAATTCGTTCCTTACTATTTTCCGCATGCCATATTCTTTTCCATCCACTTTCGCATAAACTAGGGAAATCTCACTACACGATCCCTCACATCCGCCCTCTCGGATTAGGCCAAGGTTATGCAACAAATTTGCACCTACACCAAAGACATGAAGCCAGCAATTCCTTTTAAGGGCAACGCCCCTAATCACATCTTGACTAACCAATACTTCTTGCCCTACTAAGAAGTAATTTCGAAACCACATACATGATGCAGGAAAGAAATTGTCAGTGGTATCTTTTTGGTTGATTTCAAAAGGCTCTTCTTCCATCCTATAAGTAAAATAACGCCAGACTTCTTCAGTTATGCTGTCATTTTTTTGCACCAATGCCACAACACTCCTCGTTGAGTCGTCATATCGAACCCATTGAGAATGGTTAAATTGACCAGCAGAAAAATAATTATGGACATTTCCACTCAAAGAATGGGCATGTTCGCGCAGTAGGTAGTAATGCTCATTTCCCACAACAGAGTCACGGGGTATGTACCAATCCCAATACCCTCCTAAGAAGTCTTGTTCTATTTTATACTGCCAAAAATTCCCAACCTGTAGCGGGAACCACTTCTTCCATTCCAAGGGGGTTTGGGAATAGCCAAAATGTGGAAGCCACAACAAGCTTATTAGCGCGAAAAATATTTCTTTCATTTTGTTTGAAGCGTATATGGGTGGAATATAAGATGTTTTAGTATGTATTTGTTTCTCCTATACAAATATCACCTTTAACTTATAGTCTAATGTGTTGTTGAATAAGTAGCCTTCGGAAATCACATACATAAGAGAAAAAAGACTAAATTTTATTTTCAGTTATTTACCGATATTATCTAAGGCACGACCCATTCTTGTCTTTAATGTAAAAACACACAATAAAAAAAGCCAAGGACGGAAAATCCTTGACTTTCTTACGGCCATACAAGACACGTTATTCTTGGTACATAGTGGCAATCACCTCCCCATATTTTTCCTGAATCACCCGTCGCTTCATCGAAAGTTTCGGGGTCAATTCGCCGCCTTCAATGCTAAAAGGCTCCTTCAACAAACGGAAATCTTTTATTTGCTCCCAATGTGGTAACTTATGGTTGCACGATTTAATCACCTTCATCAGGTGGTTATGCGCCTCTGGATGATCCCAAACCTGATCTTCGGTAAGTATGTGACCCCTTTCTTTAAGTTCATGGAGCAATGCCGGTACATTCAAGACCAACAAGGCAGAACAGAACTTCTGGCCATTTCCAATTACAATCGCTTGCTCAATTTCGGGCGTCAGTACCAATTCATTTTCAATCGGTGCTGGTGCAATGTACTTACCAGTGGAGAGTTTAAGTAGTTCTTTTTTCCGATCTGTGATGAACAAATTACCGCTCTCATCAAATCGCCCAATATCTCCGGTTGCAAACCAGCCATCTTCAGAGAGGACCTCGGCGGTCTCTGCGGGTTTTTTATAGTAACCCTTCATGATATTGGGGCCTTTCGCCAAGATTTCGCCTTCCCCATCTACCCCACCTTCCACAGGAATGAGTTTAATTTCTACGCCTTTAAGCACAACGCCCGCAGATCCGGCCACCAACCGATCTTTGTTGTAGATGGTTAACACAGGGCTGGTTTCTGTAAGTCCATACCCTTGTGCGGTTGGGATGCCGATACCATTCATAAAACGCATGATCTTGGCAGGCAAGGCTGCGCCACCACTGGTAACACCCACAAGATTCCCCCCGAAGAGTTCCCGAAACTTGGACAAGACCAATTTATCCGCCAGTTTCCAGCCCAATCCTGTTTTGGGATCCCCAACGTTGTAATTATTGGCTTTTTCAAATGCCCATCTGGCCAATTTTCCTTTTGCCCCCGGAGTAGCCTCGACCTTTGTTTGAATGCCGGTATAAACCTTTTCCAACAGACGCGGAACCGTAGTAAAGTGTACGGGCTTCACCTCCTGAATATCTACCGTGAAGGTGTCAATATTGGGAATAAAGTACATTGGGAAGCCACTGCTAATCGCTAAAAAGGTCATACATCGCTCAAAAATATGCGACAACGGCAAATAGGACAACAATTTCCCGCCACCATGCTCCTCGGTATTTACAAAGAAGCCATGCTCTTTGACCGCAATCACGTTCGATACTATGTTCCAATGGGTGAGCATCACCCCCTTGGGCATTCCGGTGGTTCCAGAGGTATAAATCAACGTGGCCAAATCTTCAGGATGTACCTCCGCCACCATCGCCGGATAAACGGTATCATCATTGCGCAAGCGTTCTTTACCTCGCTCCTTCAACTCATCGAGCGTCATCATACGAGGATGGAAACGGTCTAAAATGCCCACTAATTTTATATCCGGTAACGTATCTACAAAGGGGGCAAAAGCCTTGAATAACTTCTCGGAGGAGGTTATATGGACTTTCGCCTCCGAGTCCTCTAAAATGTACTTGATCTGATCGCCCGGCTGGGTGGCATAAATCGGAACCGTAACAGCACCTAAGGAGAGAATGGCTTGGTCGCAGAGAATCCATTCAGTGCTGTTTTCACTGTGTAGGCCAACACGATCCCCTTTGCGGATTCCCAGATCATAAAGACCCATAGCAACTCTGGCCACATTTTTGCGGAAATCCTCGATCGAGGTCTCGACCCATTTCCCATCACGTTTTACGGCCATACAAACCCCCGATTTATTGAGGGGATAACCTTCTTCGACCAATTGCAGGAGCGTTTTTTGCATGTGACTAATGTTTTGGATGTTAGGTTGTTCAGGGTTTATGAGGGGGTTTTAAGCGGTTTTGCTACGACAAATCCAGTCATTTTTTTTAGGGTGGCCACACCTTGGGCTTCCTCATTTTTTTTCATCATCTTAAGGTCATTTTCCATTTGTTGGATCACCTCCGAATATTCAAACGTTCGTCGGTATTGTTCAATAAATTCAAAGTCCTCAAACGTAACCTTGCCCCCACTTTCGGAAACATGGTAGAAGACCTCAGATTTGATGACCTCCAATTCTTGTTCTAATTGGGCAATCTGGGATTTTAACGCAAGATAACGCCTGAAAGCTGCTTCGTTTTCCATTCTAATGAGATTCTAACGCTATAAAAAACAAGTGGATCATCGGTTTCGACCATATTGCTCATGACTGGAAACCCAATCCGAGGAAGAAATTGCCGAACCAAGGCTAAGTTCTCCGGCCAAGACCACACCCGCAATAATTTCGGCAAGTTTATAGACCCCATTTCGTCCGTAACAACCCAATATTTCAAGGCATTCCCGCTGCGTAGCCAACCCCGTTCCGCCGCCAAATGTGGCAATAATTAAGGAGGGAATCGTGATAGAGATGTACAAATCGCCTTCTTTGGTCACTTCACTAAACAAAATTCCCGCTGAAGACTCCGAAACGTTGGCCACATCTTGTCCGGTGGCAATAAAAATCGCCGTGATGCCATTTGCCGAGTGGCAACCGTTGTTGTTTGCGCCAGACAAAATAGAACCAATATTGGCCACTTGGCTATGATAGACCAATTGCTCTGGCTCCACCCGCATGATTTGTTGCAAGACACTTCGCTTAACCACACACTCTGCTGTTACCCGCTTGCCGCGCGTCCGCATAATATTGATCTGTGAGGCTTTTTTATCTGTCGCAAAGTTGGATTCGAGGTAAAAATGAGCGACATGGTGGTCTTTATAGGTATCTAATATCCAACTACAAGCAGCAAAGGTAGCACGTCCAACCATGTTTTGCCCGGCCGCATCCCCTGTTCGGTAATTAAAGCGCAGATAGGCAAATTTATTAGACAAATAGGCGTCAATTTCTTTTAGTTTAGCGACACTACTTGTTGCCTCGGCATGTTCTGCAATCTCGGCAAAATGATCTTGCACCCAAGAAACAAAGTGTCTCGCCCCTCTGGCGTCATCAAACACAAAGACGGGGGCGCGTTGCATGGCATCTTGCATGACGGTACACTTGACCCCGCCAGATAGGTTCATCACCTTAATGCCACGGTTGTAGGATGCCACCAATGTGCCTTCCGTCGTGGCCATCGGTACCACAAATTCGCCTTGTGCATATTCGCCATTGACCAACATGGGGCCCGCAAGCCCGATTGGTATTTGCGCCACACCCGTAAAATGCTCGATATTACCTTGCGTGATGTGCGGATCAAAGGAATAATGGTTAATGTGCTGGACTTGATGACCCGTTTGTTCTTTGATAAATTGCTGACGTCCCTTAATGGCGCCCTCACTATAGTCATCACGGTCGTCACGTGGGATTTTAACCTCGTGTTTTGTTTCGCTTAACCCATCTTCCACCTTGAGTTTTAGCTTACCAAACGGCTTGGCCTCAAAAACCACTTCAATTTGGTGTTTTCCCGGAGAAAGTGGTGGAACACCCACAACCACCGATAGGGTTTCCCGAAGAGGCAACAAAATCGGATTTTCTTTACTCACATTTGATGGGTGTACTTCCCCACCATCCGACGTAACGAGCGTTACTTTTTCTAAGGTAACTTCTTTGCCTTCAAGAGATACGCTATTAATCTTAACGATTTCGGCATCGCTTAGTCGGTTTTTAATTTGGAAGGAAACACCTTCCGGTGCATTCTTAAGACTTCCAAAGGTATAAAGTTGTTTCAAGAGTAGGCTGGGTACAAACATGTAAACAGGGGCTTGATTTAAAAAGGCTGTTAAATTATATCGGTGAATATAGTGTCAAAAGCGCTTTCAAAAACAGGCCGCACCGAAAAAAAATAACTTTTGACGCAGTTTGAACTTTAAACAAATGATATACAACCTAATTTAAACATATATTAATAATGTTAACATGTCATTATTACAGTCTCTAATTTAAGTTTGACGCAATGCAGTATTTTCAGGTATATTCCTCCCACTACTATTTGCGCAAAATCATTCTCCCTACAAACCTCCATTAACCCGTCACAAAACATGAAGTCCTCTTTATGCTATCGTTTGGCCAATATGACTCTGAAGAAGTTTTTGGTCTTATTCCTTGTTTTTGGGCTTTCAAGTTTACCCGCCTTTGGACAACCGCTTAAAAAAGACGTGCTTTTAGAAAAGCAGTTATTGGAATTGGTCAAACCTTTCAAGGGAACGGTTGGAATTTATGTACAGCACCTCAAGCGCGGTCGCTTTGCTGCGGTCAATCCAGATACCTTGTTTCCTACCGCCAGCATGATCAAAGTACCCATTATGGCGGGACTTTTCGACAAAATCCAAAAAGGGGAAATAAAGTATCATGACACATGGACTTACAAAGACTCACTACTTTATGCAGGAGAAGACATTTTGGGATCGTTCAAGGATGGCGAAAAGATATCGGTGAGCAAAGTAGCCATGTTGATGATCACCACCAGTGACAATACCGCCTCACTCTGGTGTCAACTCATGGCCGGAACCGGAACAGCGATAAATGCCTTCATGGAAACCAATGGTTTTGCACAAACCCGTGTTAATTCCCGTACCCCCGGACGCGAGGCCATACGAAGCAAATTCGGATGGGGCGTAACCACACCACGCGAAATGACGGAGTTAATGATCCGAATCCGTCAAGGAAAGCTCATTAGTCCGGCTGCCAGTGAAGAAATGTATCGCAACCTAACCCGTATCTATTGGAATGACGAAGCGCTTTCCCAAATCCCCCCTTACGTTCAAGTAGCCTCAAAACAAGGTGCGGTAGATCGCTCGCGCTCCGAGACCGTTCTGGTCAATGCCCCCTCTGGCGATTATGCCTTCACCGTCATCACCAAGAACCAAACTGATACCTTATGGACGTATGACAATGAGGGTTATGTGCTGCTTCGCCGTGTTTCTGCCTTGTTGTGGAAGCACTTTGAACCCAAAAGTCCATGGAAACCTACAGACGGCATGAAGATTTTTTGGGACTGATCTATTGTTAGGACACAGACATATGGGGAATACCTTTTTTTAAATAAAAACACTTAAAATCATTGGCCAATCAGTGTGCAAATATTCACATTGCATAGTCACCAACTTTCCAATACGATCTTCGCATGACAGCGGTTGGTTCTTAGAAAAAAGATACCGCCCCGTTTAGGCTAAGTTGCCAGCTATTTCGATGCAGTACATAGATATAAAGGACAGTGGACGAGTTTCAACTTCATTTTCGGAAACACATTTCGATCAAGACTTGCATTTTTCGTGAAGTTGTCGTAAAATAAAGCGTTACATCTTGTTGCTCTTCCGCTGTTTAGGCTTGTACGAGCCTTTCTTTTGCAAACCCTTCACTGCATATGTTGCCATTCTGTTTTGGAAAAATGCCCGCCTTTGGGGATTTTGTTCGGGTTCAGGCTACTGGGTCAGATGTGAACCAATTTGACCAGTGGCTTCAAGAGGGTATTTTTTCTGGGAAACAACACCGAGCGCCAGAGTGGGATTTACTTTGGCGTAAGGCCGCTGACCACCACTTTTTTTACCCCGATGCCACCAGTCATCGTTTCATCACCGGACGCATACAAACCAATCGTGACAAGGCCGGTCGGCTTTTTCCCATAAGTTTTGGCATTAGGGGGGAATTACAAGGTCTCAACCACAACCTTTTGCCCGCTTTGGTTTTGGCTTTCCATCCTGCATATCGCAAGGTTGCAGAACTGATGGAGCAGCCCTTCACCGATCTGGGATTTCCACTGGTGGAGCAAATGGTACGCACAATACCTATACCCGACCATGTTTTCTTTTCGCAAGCACAAAACCACCTAAAATTGTTCTTAGATACCACCACACAGGCTTCTTTTTGGTTTGGAATTTATGGGGATTTTAAGGACTATAGGAGAATGGATTTATGGCATCAACTATTTAATTTTATTCACTTTGCACGAATGGAGAAAAACAAAAAGCTGCCCGGAATTGTGTTACCACTTAGTGCCTCGGAAACCGTAGTAGCGACAGAAGTGGCTTTTTGGCTTTCCACGATTTTGCGCTTATGGGGCGCACCTGTTTTCCCAACATTTTTCTGGTCAATACCAAAGATAAAAGGCGCTCGTCGGTTGCTCGTATTTTTTGACAAGCCAAGTCCAGAAGCCTTTCTTGCACTCTTAGACAATGAGTTGGGACTCCCAGTGGTATATCCAATGGGCTATGGAACGATCGTTGGACAGGCTATTCCATATCACACCCGTGAAGCCTTGGAAAACCCCGCCTTAAGTTTGGCACAATTAATCCTAAAAATCCCTGAGCGCATTTAAGGAAAAAAATCGTATTATCTGGAAAGTCCTTCACACCGCAAATACCACTTACTGACGTATGGAAAACCTTACGCCCCTCTTAGAAGATGTACTGGCTCCCATCCCCGGCGATAATCCCGCCGGTAGCCGCATAGACCCAAACGAAGATATTGATTTTGTGTCCATCAAAAGCGAAGTGGACAAGATGAGTCTTGTTTCCGGCGCGGTGGATCAAGAAAAGCTCATGGAGCAGGCCAAAGCCATTGCGGGAACGCAGCAAAATGTAGCCCTTAAAGGTGCGGCCACCACCTCCGGAACCAATTATGCGTTAATGGTCTCTGCAAGCCGTAATATCCTGAAAAACAAATCCAAGAATCTTCTGGTCATTGCCTATATGAACGTTGGCTTGGCGCATGAACAGGGCGCAATAGGGCTGGCGGAAGGGTTTGGCGCACTACGGATTTTTGCCGAAAACTTTTGGGATAACGGTTATCCGGAAAAGAAAAAACCCCGATTACGAGGCGCAGCACTCAACTTCATGATGCCCAAATTGCTCACATGGGTAGAACGGTACAAACCTCAAACCGGCGACGATGTGGCCTTAGAAGCCATCAAAACGCACCTTTCATTCCTTGCTGGTTTTTGGATGAAGGAGTTGAACGAACATGCCCCGCCCACAACAGAGTTTAAAGTGGGAATAGACAAATTAGCAAAACAAGTCTCTACACCTCCCCCGCCGCCGCCGCAACCGGAAGTCGTCGCACCGATACCAGAACAGGTGGACGCACCAATGGAAACAACCTACGAAACCACCGTCAGTACGTCTGCCATAAGTTTACCCGCCGCATTTAGTTCGATAGATGAGGCGATAATGGCCGTTCCGCAGCTCAGTTCAGCCATCCGTGGGGCAGATCGTCGGCATCCCGCTTCCTATCGGATGATGCGTGTAGCGATGTGGGCTGGCCTCACAGCAGAACCCGCTAACGAAATGTTGCCCGGGCCGGAGCCACACCGTTACAATTATTACCTTGGTGATCTGGCAAACCAAGACATCGCGACCGTTATCGAGGAGGTAGAGGGGTTGATGCAAGAATTTCCGTACCCCTTGGTCTTAGATCTGCAACGGGTTTTGGTTCAGGCGCTCGAAAAAGCCGGAAGCGAATATTTACCTGCCAAAGAAGCGGTCTTAACCGAAATGGCCCTCATGCTGCAAAAAGTACCCGGTTTGCCTTCGCTTCGCTTTAACGATGGTACACCTTTTGCAACTCCCATCACACAAACATGGATTGAGGATGTGGTTGTTCCTTTCACAGGATCTGGGGGAGGCGGGGGTGGTAACCTGATGATTACGGCCAGCGAAGAAGAGCAAGCTTTGGTTGCCGCCTTTAAAGAGGCTCAAAAAACGATCGAAGAAGTTGGCCCCGCAACAGCAGTCGCCAAACTCCAAGCAGGGATGGAGTCCGATATTTCTGGACGCGCACGCTTCCGCCGCCGTCTCATGGTCGCCATTCTTTGTAGCAAAGTAGGTTATAACCGCATCGCATTGCCCATTCTTGAGTCCTTAGACTTGGAATCCGAGGCCATTGGTTTGGCACGCTGGGAACCCGCATTGGCGTTGGATGTCTGGCTGAACCAATATCGTTGCTACAAAGCACTTGCCTCGGAAGCTACGGAAGATCGCGTGTTTTATTGGCAAGAAAAAATGGACACAATTTTGGATAAAATGAGCCGTACAGATGTACGTTTTGCCATGACCGCTATAGGTGATCGTCCAAAAACTATCCATAGAGCCACTTTTAGTGAGGAATCACATGTAAATCTTGACGAATCATTTTCTCAAAATGAGTCTTGATTTTATACAAAAAAATTGGTATCTATAAAGGCCCT
The window above is part of the Rhodothermia bacterium genome. Proteins encoded here:
- a CDS encoding T9SS type A sorting domain-containing protein; the protein is MKEIFFALISLLWLPHFGYSQTPLEWKKWFPLQVGNFWQYKIEQDFLGGYWDWYIPRDSVVGNEHYYLLREHAHSLSGNVHNYFSAGQFNHSQWVRYDDSTRSVVALVQKNDSITEEVWRYFTYRMEEEPFEINQKDTTDNFFPASCMWFRNYFLVGQEVLVSQDVIRGVALKRNCWLHVFGVGANLLHNLGLIREGGCEGSCSEISLVYAKVDGKEYGMRKIVRNELTLPVSHKFVLHSVFPNPFVDEVGLLWEADIPSFYQLRIFDVLGREAVAQDLGWNEKGMQQNTLEVRHLPNGFYLVKLINSKGQSIQKRLIKQK
- the tssA gene encoding type VI secretion system protein TssA — encoded protein: MENLTPLLEDVLAPIPGDNPAGSRIDPNEDIDFVSIKSEVDKMSLVSGAVDQEKLMEQAKAIAGTQQNVALKGAATTSGTNYALMVSASRNILKNKSKNLLVIAYMNVGLAHEQGAIGLAEGFGALRIFAENFWDNGYPEKKKPRLRGAALNFMMPKLLTWVERYKPQTGDDVALEAIKTHLSFLAGFWMKELNEHAPPTTEFKVGIDKLAKQVSTPPPPPPQPEVVAPIPEQVDAPMETTYETTVSTSAISLPAAFSSIDEAIMAVPQLSSAIRGADRRHPASYRMMRVAMWAGLTAEPANEMLPGPEPHRYNYYLGDLANQDIATVIEEVEGLMQEFPYPLVLDLQRVLVQALEKAGSEYLPAKEAVLTEMALMLQKVPGLPSLRFNDGTPFATPITQTWIEDVVVPFTGSGGGGGGNLMITASEEEQALVAAFKEAQKTIEEVGPATAVAKLQAGMESDISGRARFRRRLMVAILCSKVGYNRIALPILESLDLESEAIGLARWEPALALDVWLNQYRCYKALASEATEDRVFYWQEKMDTILDKMSRTDVRFAMTAIGDRPKTIHRATFSEESHVNLDESFSQNES
- a CDS encoding long-chain fatty acid--CoA ligase, which gives rise to MQKTLLQLVEEGYPLNKSGVCMAVKRDGKWVETSIEDFRKNVARVAMGLYDLGIRKGDRVGLHSENSTEWILCDQAILSLGAVTVPIYATQPGDQIKYILEDSEAKVHITSSEKLFKAFAPFVDTLPDIKLVGILDRFHPRMMTLDELKERGKERLRNDDTVYPAMVAEVHPEDLATLIYTSGTTGMPKGVMLTHWNIVSNVIAVKEHGFFVNTEEHGGGKLLSYLPLSHIFERCMTFLAISSGFPMYFIPNIDTFTVDIQEVKPVHFTTVPRLLEKVYTGIQTKVEATPGAKGKLARWAFEKANNYNVGDPKTGLGWKLADKLVLSKFRELFGGNLVGVTSGGAALPAKIMRFMNGIGIPTAQGYGLTETSPVLTIYNKDRLVAGSAGVVLKGVEIKLIPVEGGVDGEGEILAKGPNIMKGYYKKPAETAEVLSEDGWFATGDIGRFDESGNLFITDRKKELLKLSTGKYIAPAPIENELVLTPEIEQAIVIGNGQKFCSALLVLNVPALLHELKERGHILTEDQVWDHPEAHNHLMKVIKSCNHKLPHWEQIKDFRLLKEPFSIEGGELTPKLSMKRRVIQEKYGEVIATMYQE
- a CDS encoding hydroxymethylglutaryl-CoA reductase, which gives rise to MFVPSLLLKQLYTFGSLKNAPEGVSFQIKNRLSDAEIVKINSVSLEGKEVTLEKVTLVTSDGGEVHPSNVSKENPILLPLRETLSVVVGVPPLSPGKHQIEVVFEAKPFGKLKLKVEDGLSETKHEVKIPRDDRDDYSEGAIKGRQQFIKEQTGHQVQHINHYSFDPHITQGNIEHFTGVAQIPIGLAGPMLVNGEYAQGEFVVPMATTEGTLVASYNRGIKVMNLSGGVKCTVMQDAMQRAPVFVFDDARGARHFVSWVQDHFAEIAEHAEATSSVAKLKEIDAYLSNKFAYLRFNYRTGDAAGQNMVGRATFAACSWILDTYKDHHVAHFYLESNFATDKKASQINIMRTRGKRVTAECVVKRSVLQQIMRVEPEQLVYHSQVANIGSILSGANNNGCHSANGITAIFIATGQDVANVSESSAGILFSEVTKEGDLYISITIPSLIIATFGGGTGLATQRECLEILGCYGRNGVYKLAEIIAGVVLAGELSLGSAISSSDWVSSHEQYGRNR
- the tagF gene encoding type VI secretion system-associated protein TagF → MLPFCFGKMPAFGDFVRVQATGSDVNQFDQWLQEGIFSGKQHRAPEWDLLWRKAADHHFFYPDATSHRFITGRIQTNRDKAGRLFPISFGIRGELQGLNHNLLPALVLAFHPAYRKVAELMEQPFTDLGFPLVEQMVRTIPIPDHVFFSQAQNHLKLFLDTTTQASFWFGIYGDFKDYRRMDLWHQLFNFIHFARMEKNKKLPGIVLPLSASETVVATEVAFWLSTILRLWGAPVFPTFFWSIPKIKGARRLLVFFDKPSPEAFLALLDNELGLPVVYPMGYGTIVGQAIPYHTREALENPALSLAQLILKIPERI
- a CDS encoding serine hydrolase → MTLKKFLVLFLVFGLSSLPAFGQPLKKDVLLEKQLLELVKPFKGTVGIYVQHLKRGRFAAVNPDTLFPTASMIKVPIMAGLFDKIQKGEIKYHDTWTYKDSLLYAGEDILGSFKDGEKISVSKVAMLMITTSDNTASLWCQLMAGTGTAINAFMETNGFAQTRVNSRTPGREAIRSKFGWGVTTPREMTELMIRIRQGKLISPAASEEMYRNLTRIYWNDEALSQIPPYVQVASKQGAVDRSRSETVLVNAPSGDYAFTVITKNQTDTLWTYDNEGYVLLRRVSALLWKHFEPKSPWKPTDGMKIFWD